In Lolium rigidum isolate FL_2022 chromosome 3, APGP_CSIRO_Lrig_0.1, whole genome shotgun sequence, the genomic window gttatttcactaccgctatcgctataaagctcgttactatcgataaactcttgcgagcaagtctgtttccaggtgcagctgaattgacaactccgctgttaaggctttcaaatattctttgtctccccttgtgtcgaatcaataaattgggtaatacttccctcgaagactgttgcgatcccctatacttgtgggtcatcatgcaacacacccgaaactaatcattaccactcactaatcctaaatcatcggggttaggtcacgcttagagcgattgcatctcatacttatgcattattgcatccttgccaatcttttaaacatcgtccttaccggatgatgatgctatttcagaatttggagttattgcgtatcgaagaccttgcctcgcataatcttgcagtcaagaaaggcaagttcatcacttgctcatgtcatttgagtatctttatcaaattacttgcaaagtactatgattatcactattgcataaaaaaccaaaaccactattttcataactatgaatatgactatgtggttggaaatggaaccatggattgtgttgatatggtggaggttccattgcaagggtttatatccatctaggattaaacaacaaatgtcgtccgatgattcttgtgccgtaatacccgtgttaaccataagatccggagtgggacggagtagtcaaaagtgtttccacctctcattcatcaacggatgcgctttaccgtagacacttgtatccgtcggggcaagcggttggtctgggaagccttaagtccccacggcatagtccgtagacacttgtcgctcgaagaacaagcggttggctgggaagccttaagtccccacggtattgcggtctatgatgggttgcagctaccggcgaaggagtttggttaacgagtcccaaactgttgtcgtggtcgggatccacccgtgagtgggaataatgggaccggcgaggacccagggtcggggtatgcaacaaagggtgggtgttcgaggtagcggaggaacatgattggctagaccttataccgggcctcacaccaaaggaagtgtggacgggaatatatgcccggttggcaccaaggttaagatctcttatgggtaaagcaacacacctctgcgagtgtaaagaaccgtgacctgtcactccccgttccgggatatggaagctgcgaacgcggccggaaaggagctccatgaagttctagtaaaccggtgaaggctgacggacatagttcttctgaataaaagcaaccttttgaagaaatgattatgaaaacctgcattagtattagactttctggtctaatgccgtagctagtgcattaaacacctctttcctataatgaacttgttgagtacgctcgtactcataccactcttaaatcccctgcttagatatggaggcatcaaaggaggatctacagtgcaacccgaaggccgaggagtcaacaactacttcaaggaacaagaccttgtcagaggagtcaaacactacatccaacaaagagaaaaacctagattagcaatagaagggaactagtttcctaaacctagctcctacttagctagaatctattcttagcctctttagctagttaaatactctacaaatagagttcgtgataggattagactacgagtcgttcttctagagtttatttgcagatttacctcattgtaaagtagaaggctgtgctgatcttctgtaacagagtctgtatgtaattctatagacatgtcttggccccgcatatgtttctgttgtaccactctgagcgatataagactagtggaacggtgtttcattggtgttatatcagacttgcatactacaccatgcagtggtatgtcgggtcaccacattaCAGGAGTAAAATTTTGGTTTGATCCTCTAAACCGCAGTTAGCCGGTCTTCTAAAAGGTTTAGAGGAGTAAAAAATTCAGGAGTCGGCCGCGTGGAGGAGTAAATATACTCGATCTCGACAGCAGTGAGTATAATTTTGGCTCTTCCACCTGCGCCAGTGTTCTCTCTCGCCACCCCTACGCCGCCGACCACCAAAGGCCTCTTGTGACACCCTGCACTCTCCGCCGCTCTCCCGCACCATTCACTGATAATCGACGTCGCTGGAATCAACTAGTATCTTCTTTGCTGCTATTGTGTCGATTTCTCCAATTTGATGCAAAACGGAGCCGCATCGAGCTCGATGTTGTCCAAGACGGAGCTGGTGATGGACAGAGATGCCGTAGTTCGGCCACAACAGAGCTAGCAGCGCCAGAATCGAGAGGTGGGTAAGCAAAATCCCGACTGGCGTATTTCGACCGAGGTGAGCTTGGTGTGCGACCGACGACCGATGTTGGAGTCGGATCTTCGTCCACCGAGCGTCGTCAGTCGTCTTGCAACCCGCGGGGCGGCGTTCAGCTTCGGCGCCAGCTCTAGGTGAGTTGGGGAGTGAATGTAACTTTTGGTTTCATATAAATAAAATGCACATTGAATTTGAGTTCTATACCGATAATCTGATTAGTAAATaaataagagaagaacaataggACCTGCCTGCAAAAAACAACTTAAGCATTGAGGAATAACGACTTGGCGGTCAAACCCAACCAAATACAGTCTGTCCTCTACCAGCTTATTGATTTGCTGTTCAGATTCGATCTCTGCCACGGAGGCCCTTCATGAACGCAGCAGAAGAGAGGAGATTACTGGTCCAAGAGGATGGAGATCATCAGGCGCTCCTTCTTCCTTCCCTGGTAAAATCtactgttttttcttcttctatttGCGAACTTGCATTGCACAGTTCATTGTAGTTAGTCCTAGCCGGTGGCTTCTGTGTAGCTGATCATCCTCCTAACTTTTTCTTGAAAGAGAATCGTTAGCTGGTAAATCCTTTACCCTCTTGGCTCAAAAGTCCAAACTAACAGGAGAAACTGCACACATTCTCCAAAAAGAAACTGGAGACAACAGGATGAAGAACGGATGCTATATATCTCCTGACGAGTGTTTCAGTTATGTTGAAATTTTGACTTACGCGCCCTTTGCTGAAATGTGCAATATTACTCTTTAGGCCTCACATGGATTTCAGGGTTATCAGAGGAATTTGTACCAAATTGCTTCATAACCTCTTCCATCTGGAAGTTAATGGATACACCTGGTACTTCTTACTCAGTGTGCGCTTCTTATTCAGTGCTGCTATTTCTTGGCAGGATGCAAGGCTTTACACAGGTGATGGGTCCGTTGATATCAAAGGACGTCCTGCAGCAAGGCGCACCACGGGCAATTGGAGAGCATGCTTCTTCATCCTAGGTAACATATATTGTTCATATGGTACAGAACATATATTGTGTATATTCTCACCAGTGAGGTTTGGCAAGTTCTAATGATGCTAGTCTGTTGACAGGGACCGAGTGTTGTGAGCGTCTGGCCTACTATGGAATTGCATGTAACCTAGTCACTTACCTCAAAATAAAGCTTCATCAAGGCAATCTTGAAGCTGCAAGAAATGTTGCCACTTGGGGAGGGACATGTTATCTGACACCTCTCATTGGAGCCATCTTAGCAGATTCATACTGGGGAAAGTATTGGACTATCGCTGTTTTCTCATCAGTTTATTTCATTGTAAGTACAAGATGGTGTAACCCAAACTTTTCTCTACCTCCGTTGTTCCAAAATGCTCCATTCTGGCATAGCGAACTAACTTGCACATTCTACTTGGTAATTATTTGTGTACTTCGAAGTTTGAATACAATATGGGTCTTGTCATATTCAGATTGATTTTTAATGCACCATAGATTCACGCATATTAATATCATCGATCATCCATTTTAATCGTGTTACACCCTTTTTACTGAAGGGTCTGGCTGTTTTAACGCTCTCAGCATCAGTTCCAGCACTTCAACCATCTCCATGTTCAGGATCTGTTTGTCCAGAAGCAAGCTTACTTCAGAATGGCTCTTTTTTCCTGGGTCTCTATATGATTGCCCTAGGGACTGGAGGAATCAAACCTTGTGTATCTTCTTTTGGAGCTGATCAATTTGATGATACTGATCCAACAGAGAGAGTAAAGCAGGGTTCCTTCTTCAATTGGTTCTATTTCTGTATAAACACCGGTGCATTCATATCAAGCACTGTTATTGTTTGGATACAAGATAACTCAGGTTGGGGAATTGGATTTGCCATTCCCACTATGTTTATGGCATTGGCTATTGCAAGCTTCCTTTCAGCCTCAAATATGTATAGATTTCAGAAATCTGGTGGGAGTCCACTTACAAGAGTGTCACAGGTCGTTACTGCTGCATTCCGTAAGTGGCATGTCCAAGTACCGCATGATGCTTCTCTTCTCTATGAAGTTCAGGGTCAATATTCAGCAATAGAGGGAAGCCGGAAGCTGGAACACACAAGTGAATTTCAGTAATTTATCTTCCTCGCTCTGCATCTTTCCTCACTTTTAGTGTTATCTGTCAATGTATTTATAGAACACCAAAAGTTATTTGCAGTACTAATGTAGGCATTGAAGTGTGATAAAATATATAGTAAGGTTTCAGTGTGAGGTTCGTGGAAAATGAATACCTCGGTGTGACAAACCAAATGCATAGAGGCAGCCATGCCAATATGTATGGCAGTAAGAGCATAATGTGTGTTACTAGTGTGGTAGTGGTAAAATTTCAGGATAAGGATGGACTATTTTTTTAATACGAAATATCACCTTTCTACCTGTATATTATTTCTGTTTGTAGTTTCCTCTTAACTGCTTTGCTGCGTGACTATTACAACATTTCAGTATTTCATTTATCTCCTCTTTTTTACAGATTTCTTGACAAGGCTGCCATCATCTTAGATGGTGATGCGAAGAGTGACCTTCTTGTAAACCCATGGAGAGTATGCACAGTCACCCAGGTGGAAGAACTAAAGATCATAGTAAGAATGTTCCCTGTTTGGGCAACTACTATTATATTCGGCGCGGTTTATGCTCAGTTTTCCGTGTTCATAGAGCAGGGAATGGTTCTTGATAGGCGGATTGGATCTTTCAATATTCCTCCTGCGTCCCTCCTAACTTTTGACGGAATCAGTGTCATGATCTGGATTCCAATTTATGACCGTGTTCTCATACCCATAGCTAGAAAATTCACTGGAAGGGAAAAGGGTTTCTCTGATCTACAGCGGATTGGCATTGGACTGGTCCTGTCCATTGTGGCCATGGCATGTGCAGCTCTTGTTGAGTTGAAGCGCTTAGAAATTGCCAGGTCTGAAGGTCTTATCCATGATAATGTTGCTGTGCCAATGAGCATTCTTTGGCAAATACCACAGTATTTCTTTGCTGGTGCTGCGGAGGTCTTTACTGCTATAGGTCAACTTGAGTTTTTCTACGATCAGGCCCCGGATGCCATGAGGAGCTTATGTGCTGCATTTGCACTCATTACGGTTTCAGCTGGAAGCTACTTAAGCTCAATCTTATTGACCATAGTGTCATACCTTACAACTCAAGGAGGAGATCCTGGATGGATCCCAGATAACTTGAATGAAGGCCATCTTGACCGGTTCTTTTGGTTGATTGCCGGGATCAGCTTTGTTAATTTTTTGGTTTACATTGGTTGTGCAATGAGATATAAATATAAGAATGTGTGATGGCTATAGTTTCTTGTAATTTGAGATTTCATATTCATGAAGCATTGCATTGTATTGACTAGACTAAGTCCACAAGAAAATGACTTGCAGTTGTGTTGTTTCTTTCTGCAAATCCGCTGGTGATTTTTTATATTATCTCCATCCCAAAATAAGTTATCCGGTtttgtctagatacagatgtGTCACACGTTTTGTGTATAAATACACCCATATTTAGAGGAAGTTGAGTGACTTATTTTTGGCCGGAGGGAATAGATTGAAAACTGATTGTTTTGTGATTAGGTTTTGTATGATATTGGTACCACCAGAGTTACACATACTATTACTATTACTAGTCATCAACAGAACATGACAGAAACCGACCTACAGGCTCGACAACCACCTCTAGCTGATTGTATGGATCTGATATCTACATGCCTGGTGATGACACACTACAAATAGCATTAATGTTGATGGTGCAATTTGCTATTCCCAGCGACAGCGAGCCAAGTTTGACCATTTTATTTTATCCCAATCAGGCGCACGAGCAAAGGTCCTTCTTGGATTATTATGCTCTTTTCTGGGGTATGTTCTAACTACGTGGGCATTTTTTCCCCGCTGATAGGATTGCAGGATGATGAAAAAATAGATATCAATTATTCCGAAGGAGATGGTCTCAGGTTTATTTTCTTTCTAGCCGATAATGTTCAGTCCTGATTGGCATTTTTTCGATAATTTTTTTGACTCTTGAGTATCAGAGAATGCCAGTGACCTGGAGGTTTTGCCCTGCCGTCTGAAATTCTCAAAACAACATGTCTCATATGTCTGTCACATGCTCATCTTGTACTACAACAGTCTGACCTTGCCTTGTTTCTCCGGCCAATCAAGGGAGCCGTGTTTGATGCAGCCAATTAAAAAGATACCGACCACGATACTACCAGGGAAATCATAGCGAACTCTGTGAGCGGCCGTCCTGCCACTGTGCTCCAGCTCCATGGACACATCAAGTCGGTGGATTGCTTGCTAAGTATGCAAAATAATATAACCACCTGGTACATCTTTTGGTGAGATGTTTCTTTCTCGCATCCAAAAGCCTGTGCACCTAAGCTGTGTAGACAACGATGTTGTACTTCAATTGCAGCCGACGAAAGAGGAGCAGAGGAGCGAACCAACAATTAAAATCCAACGCCTATGGACCATATGGACTATGCGCTATGCTGGAGCCAAATATTAGACATGTGCCTATCTTACAGTTTGGTGAGCTAAAAGCGTTGATCTTTTAATTCACTTCGATTGGTGCTTTCGTTTATCAAGTATGGACTATGGACAGAGAATGTAGCTAATATTATGTGGAAGGTGAATTGGGACAAGGTCTATAGACCGGACAAACCATGGTAGGCTAGGATATCAAGGTTCTCTCTCAGGATTAAACGAGCTTTGGTTCGAATTAGGGAGAGTGTCGCTTGCTGCTATGCTAGTGCAATTTTACGGACCCATTTATCAGGGTTGAAAAACGAACAAGGTTGGAGAAGGAGTGGCCCAACAACAACCAACTCAAATCTTTCTAAGTGGGAAAGATAAGAACTATATTTCTTGTCTTTTATCTATTTAACTTTGTTGTTCTTATTTAATCAGAGAACAAGAAAAAAAATCTATAGATGACAAAATATACATGCTTAGATCCGCAATAAGAAATTCTTATATTGTGggctacataaaaatgacaacATATGATAAAATTTAGAGATTTGAAAATATACATGCTTAGATCCATACGCTTGTCATTTTTTCTTAGCTTGGAATACAAATTTAAAATATATATTTGGCACGTTTGTTGGATAAATCATTGGCTACATCCAGATTTTTTTTCAACTTTTTAACTTGTAAAtgtgattttttatttttatttttaaacaacGAGATTACTAGTGCATGGGAACCAAAAATCTCCACTCTTGTTGAATCAAAAGTGTCTTTGTCTCCCGATTCCCAGTGATCACTTTGTcttgaaaaaaattcaaaaaccatatttataagttttacgaaattctgaaaaaaaaatctagaCATTGTCAATGATGTAACCTACAAGCACTAACAATCACAATGAGAAATTCTTATActatgggctacacaaaaatgataaaatctgaaAATTTGAAGATTTGAAAATATACATGCTTAAATCCACAcgtttttcatttttgtgtagctcgcaATACAAAGTATTTGAAATGGATATTTTGCACGTTTGTTGGATAAATCACTGGGTACATCCGTATTTTTTTcaattattttttgaaatttgtaaATGTACACATAAAACAATTTAATCACTCGAAGGAGCTCTGACAACATGCACCTGGCAGATAGCTTTCTCGTGGGACCTGACTGCCGGAAAAAACACACATTAAGTAGTCACCAACCGAACGTCAGGCCAATACAATTTTGTCCCCTACCCAGTTCCATTATTTGCTTTTGCTGATAAACACTCCATGGACGCAGAAGAAGAGAGTACTAGATTAGAGGTTCAAGATGATGGGGATCATGAGCTGCTCCTTCCTCCTCCCCTGGTATTTTTTTTCTTAAATTTGCCTCTCTTCTTTTCTGAAATGAAGTTGAACATTCTCTTCTTATTTTTCCTTGGAAGAGATGGTGCGTTTGGTTCCGTTGCTCCGCTAGTCTTGCCTTGCGTTTGCCTCACTGCTGTTGCCGGCAAGGGCCAGGAGTTAGTCACTTGGATTGGTACGGttagttttgagatcaagcaaaacTTCTGCTCACTCATGAAGATTGTACCATCTGACCAAGTACGAACTCTGACAACATACTTTCAAACTTGGGAGATCCTAAATGAGAAACCAAAACCATGCATTAGCCTTAGCCATAGCAAAACCATACCGAGCAAAATCCTTGCTGATGCGCGAGGAGAGCCACACCCCTTGTCTCCAGTGATACATGCTTCAAAACACGCCAATTACGCTCCTTCCAAACATTTTCGAATAGCCATGAAAACGGACACCAAACCAAACCTCCTGAATTGAAGGGCATCTCAAAAAGAGGTATAGAAAAGTTTATGGTTCAGATCCGCATAGAACAAAGATCTTCTCATGGGGCCAGCCTCAGTCTCCAGATTAACCACAGTGAGAACCCGGCTGTGGAGAGCCAACCATGCGGGAAAAAAATCACCATTTAGGCTCATCCACCGCCTTCGAAAACTTACTCATAAGGAAAACAACCGAGCTTCCCAATAACTAAGCCATGTAGGCAGATTTGGCGGAATAAGCCCCATCAGAGGTGCAAAACTAATGGATCGAATCTCCTGGGTTATGGATTTAGCTATTTGTAGATTTTCAGTGAAGCGCAATGAATTTTTTGAATACGTAGTTTCAATCTTTGGGATTCATTTGGAGTTCGGGATTCACACAGAAATTTCAGTTGAACTTACTAAACAATAACTTTTATTTTTTCATGCTAGGGAAATTAAGGGATGCAACTTGGTGCGTTTTATGCCCTTCTTTGGTTAAGACTGAGCCTGGGTACTGCTATTTCTTAGCAGGATGCAAGTCTTTACACAGGTGATGGGTCCGTTAACATCAAAGGGCGTC contains:
- the LOC124701499 gene encoding protein NRT1/ PTR FAMILY 8.3-like, producing the protein MNAAEERRLLVQEDGDHQALLLPSLDARLYTGDGSVDIKGRPAARRTTGNWRACFFILGTECCERLAYYGIACNLVTYLKIKLHQGNLEAARNVATWGGTCYLTPLIGAILADSYWGKYWTIAVFSSVYFIGLAVLTLSASVPALQPSPCSGSVCPEASLLQNGSFFLGLYMIALGTGGIKPCVSSFGADQFDDTDPTERVKQGSFFNWFYFCINTGAFISSTVIVWIQDNSGWGIGFAIPTMFMALAIASFLSASNMYRFQKSGGSPLTRVSQVVTAAFRKWHVQVPHDASLLYEVQGQYSAIEGSRKLEHTSEFQFLDKAAIILDGDAKSDLLVNPWRVCTVTQVEELKIIVRMFPVWATTIIFGAVYAQFSVFIEQGMVLDRRIGSFNIPPASLLTFDGISVMIWIPIYDRVLIPIARKFTGREKGFSDLQRIGIGLVLSIVAMACAALVELKRLEIARSEGLIHDNVAVPMSILWQIPQYFFAGAAEVFTAIGQLEFFYDQAPDAMRSLCAAFALITVSAGSYLSSILLTIVSYLTTQGGDPGWIPDNLNEGHLDRFFWLIAGISFVNFLVYIGCAMRYKYKNV